A region from the Diadema setosum chromosome 13, eeDiaSeto1, whole genome shotgun sequence genome encodes:
- the LOC140237118 gene encoding uncharacterized protein: protein MDRRYDLVFLLTLAATVICGHNGTASVVGTAPNVQGWKGEDIRLPCDIQEEPLTVQWVKGSISDQQQRTLKAEFFGGELDSLEERFDIDKNFSLVITDLEVADEGLYYCEVLLKNTQSFGNSTIMTINSMASRHTIEECVDKSQSRQSRCTYQSPSNIPFSLTCVVSGFKPNISMLWTEESGKRLNSVVSQQNTLSDGTYERFETITVSAEHETEQTMMCMATGDSVDGTSVVEITVLPLPGFVKC from the exons ATGGATAGAAGATACGACCTCGTTTTCCTGCTAACATTGGCTGCTACTGTGATCTGTGGCCACAATGGAACAG CCTCTGTGGTAGGCACTGCCCCCAACGTTCAAGGATGGAAAGGAGAAGATATCCGATTGCCATGTGACATCCAGGAGGAGCCTCTCACTGTGCAGTGGGTCAAGGGGAGCATCTCAGATCAGCAGCAGAGGACGTTAAAGGCTGAATTCTTCGGTGGGGAACTTGACAGCCTCGAGGAACGGTTCGACATCGACAAGAACTTTAGCCTCGTCATAACCGACTTGGAGGTGGCAGATGAGGGTCTTTACTATTGTGAGGTGCTGCTGAAGAATACCCAAAGTTTTGGAAATTCCACCATCATGACAATTAACT cgaTGGCATCAAGACATACAATTGAGGAATGCGTTGATAAGAGCCAATCTCGTCAAAGCCGGTGTACATACCAATCTCCCTCCAACATTCCCTTTTCTCTTACGTGTGTCGTGAGTGGATTCAAACCCAACATCTCCATGCTATGGACTGAGGAGTCGGGAAAGAGACTGAATTCCGTGGTTTCACAACAGAACACACTTTCTGACGGCACATACGAGAGATTCGAGACAATCACTGTTTCAGCTGAACATGAGACAGAGCAAACCATGATGTGCATGGCTACCGGTGACTCGGTGGATGGAACGTCGGTCGTAGAAATCACCGTTCTGCCTTTACCAGGTTTTGTGAAATGTTGA